A window of the Halopseudomonas phragmitis genome harbors these coding sequences:
- the glpK gene encoding glycerol kinase GlpK: MPDHLLAIDQGTTSSRAIVFDRDAQPLATAQQEFAQHFPEDGWVEHDGEEIWSSTLKVCRQALENAGLKAQDIAAIGITNQRETTLLWDANSGELLHHAIVWQDRRTADYCAQLKADGHEAVVSAKTGLLIDPYFSGTKLRWLLDNVAGARERAERGELRFGTVDCFLLWRLTGGQVHRTDATNASRTLLFNIHTQQWDDELLRLFEIPASLLPEVMDSAAEFGISSPDLLGAAVPIRAIAGDQQAALIGQACFEPGMVKSTYGTGCFMVMNTGKTPVKSQNRLLTTVGYRLNGEVSYAIEGSIFVAGAAIQWLRDGLKLIQSAGDTEALAEQTGEQCGVYLVPAFTGLGAPYWDPKARGAIFGLTRDTGIGEIVTAGLQSVGFQTRDLLEAMTADGATSTAALRVDGGMVVNNWVVQALANILGVPVDRPQVTETTALGVAYLAGLQSGLFASLEDIARHWQCERHFTPQMSASQRDNLYRGWLDAVERVRRQA; this comes from the coding sequence ATGCCAGACCATCTACTCGCCATCGACCAGGGCACCACCAGCAGCCGAGCCATTGTGTTTGACCGTGACGCCCAGCCACTGGCAACGGCCCAGCAGGAATTCGCCCAGCACTTCCCCGAGGACGGCTGGGTCGAACACGATGGCGAGGAAATCTGGTCCAGCACGCTCAAGGTCTGCCGTCAGGCGCTGGAGAATGCCGGTCTCAAGGCTCAGGACATCGCCGCTATCGGCATCACCAACCAGCGGGAAACCACCCTGCTCTGGGATGCCAACAGCGGTGAGCTGTTGCACCACGCCATCGTCTGGCAGGATCGGCGTACCGCCGACTATTGCGCCCAACTCAAGGCCGACGGCCATGAGGCCGTGGTCAGCGCCAAAACCGGGCTGCTGATCGACCCCTATTTCTCCGGCACCAAACTGCGCTGGCTGCTGGACAACGTCGCAGGTGCCCGGGAGCGAGCCGAGCGCGGCGAATTGCGCTTCGGCACAGTCGACTGTTTCCTGCTCTGGCGCCTGACCGGTGGCCAGGTGCACCGTACCGACGCCACCAACGCCTCACGCACTCTGCTGTTCAACATTCACACCCAGCAATGGGACGACGAGCTGCTGCGGCTGTTCGAGATTCCCGCCAGCCTGTTGCCCGAGGTGATGGACAGCGCCGCTGAGTTCGGCATCAGTTCTCCGGATCTGCTAGGCGCAGCGGTGCCGATTCGGGCCATCGCCGGTGACCAGCAGGCAGCCCTGATCGGCCAGGCCTGCTTCGAGCCTGGCATGGTCAAGAGCACTTACGGTACGGGCTGTTTCATGGTGATGAATACCGGCAAGACCCCGGTCAAATCGCAGAACCGGCTGCTGACGACTGTCGGCTATCGACTCAACGGTGAAGTCAGCTACGCCATCGAAGGCAGCATCTTCGTTGCCGGGGCCGCCATCCAGTGGCTGCGCGACGGCCTCAAGCTGATTCAGAGCGCCGGTGATACCGAAGCCCTGGCCGAGCAGACCGGCGAGCAATGTGGCGTGTATCTGGTACCGGCCTTTACCGGCCTTGGCGCGCCCTACTGGGACCCGAAAGCGCGCGGTGCCATTTTCGGCCTGACCCGCGATACCGGCATTGGCGAAATCGTTACCGCCGGATTGCAGTCGGTCGGATTTCAGACCCGTGATCTGCTCGAAGCGATGACCGCTGACGGCGCCACCAGCACTGCGGCCTTGCGGGTTGACGGTGGGATGGTGGTGAACAACTGGGTAGTGCAGGCGCTGGCCAATATTCTCGGCGTCCCGGTCGACCGTCCTCAGGTCACCGAAACCACCGCGCTGGGAGTCGCCTACCTGGCCGGCCTGCAAAGCGGCCTGTTCGCCAGCCTGGAGGATATCGCCCGGCACTGGCAGTGCGAGCGTCACTTCACCCCGCAGATGAGCGCCAGCCAGCGCGACAACCTGTATCGCGGATGGCTGGATGCGGTGGAGCGAGTCAGACGTCAGGCCTGA
- the ybaK gene encoding Cys-tRNA(Pro) deacylase, with the protein MTPATKQLDKARISYQLHRYEHDPKAESYGGEAADKLGLDPGRVFKTLLASSEKGELLVAVVPVNGLLDLKALAQAAAVKKTDMADPAAAQRSTGYLVGGISPLAQKKRLRTFIDASARDWPSIFISGGRRGLEIELAPEDLASQTQGQFAAIGRGD; encoded by the coding sequence ATGACCCCCGCCACCAAACAGCTCGACAAGGCCCGCATCAGCTACCAGTTGCATCGTTACGAGCACGACCCCAAGGCCGAATCTTATGGTGGCGAAGCCGCCGACAAACTGGGGCTCGACCCAGGCCGGGTGTTCAAGACCCTGCTGGCCAGCAGCGAAAAAGGCGAGTTGCTGGTAGCTGTGGTACCAGTCAATGGCCTGCTCGATCTCAAGGCCCTGGCCCAGGCCGCCGCGGTGAAGAAAACCGACATGGCCGATCCAGCCGCCGCCCAGCGCAGCACCGGCTATCTGGTTGGCGGCATCAGCCCGCTGGCCCAGAAAAAGCGCCTGCGTACCTTCATCGACGCCAGCGCTCGCGACTGGCCTAGCATTTTTATCAGCGGCGGACGCCGGGGGCTGGAAATCGAGCTGGCACCCGAGGACCTGGCAAGCCAGACTCAAGGTCAGTTCGCCGCCATCGGGCGTGGTGATTGA
- the glpD gene encoding glycerol-3-phosphate dehydrogenase, protein MFRVHPNERPQGNPAALSECDLLVIGGGINGAGIANDAAGRGLKVVLCEQHDLAAHTSSASSKLIHGGLRYLEYYEFRLVREALGEREVLLAKAPHIIWPLRFILPHRPHLRPRWMLRAGLFLYDHLGRRTTLPATRSLRLNGQSPLQANIHYAFEYSDCWVDDARLVVLNAMQARALGADIRLHSRCVSAHREAGFWQVQIASAEGRSEVRARAVVNATGPWAARATEEILGERPSQGMRLVQGSHIIVPRLYQGSQAYILQNEDQRIVFVLPYEGDYSLIGTTDLDYRGDPAAVRPTAEEEAYLLSVVNAHFRQPLSAEAIVHRFAGVRPLLDDEDGNPAAVTRDYTLTVQGGRGQAPLLNVFGGKLTTYRRLAEAALEKLRPWLPGMGPAWTGRHALPGGDFISQAALNAELQADYPWLDDRQRWRYVRSYGRLCQQFLEGADSQRDLGRDFGAGLTEREVQYLRQHEWASSVEDILWRRTKLGLRLSSEQQQDLAEYLGRLG, encoded by the coding sequence GTGTTCAGAGTTCATCCGAATGAACGGCCCCAAGGCAACCCAGCGGCCTTGAGCGAGTGCGACTTGCTGGTGATCGGAGGAGGGATCAATGGCGCAGGGATTGCCAACGATGCCGCCGGCCGTGGGCTCAAGGTCGTGCTGTGTGAACAGCATGACCTGGCTGCGCATACCTCCTCGGCCAGCAGCAAGCTGATCCATGGCGGACTGCGTTATCTCGAATACTACGAATTTCGGCTGGTGCGTGAGGCATTGGGCGAGCGCGAGGTATTGCTGGCCAAGGCGCCACACATTATCTGGCCGTTGCGCTTCATCCTGCCGCACCGCCCGCATTTGCGCCCACGCTGGATGCTGCGGGCCGGTCTGTTTCTGTACGACCACCTGGGGCGGCGGACTACCTTGCCAGCCACCCGCAGCCTGCGGCTCAACGGCCAGAGCCCGTTGCAGGCAAATATTCATTACGCCTTCGAATATTCTGACTGCTGGGTCGACGATGCCCGGCTGGTGGTGCTCAATGCCATGCAGGCACGCGCGCTGGGGGCTGATATCCGCTTGCACAGCCGTTGCGTCTCGGCTCACCGTGAAGCCGGTTTCTGGCAGGTTCAGATTGCTTCGGCTGAAGGTCGCAGCGAGGTTCGTGCGCGGGCGGTGGTCAACGCCACCGGGCCCTGGGCGGCCCGTGCCACGGAGGAGATCCTGGGCGAGCGCCCCAGTCAGGGGATGCGTCTGGTTCAGGGCAGCCACATCATTGTGCCGCGTCTGTACCAGGGCTCGCAGGCCTACATCCTGCAAAACGAGGATCAGCGGATCGTGTTCGTGTTGCCCTATGAGGGTGACTACTCCTTGATTGGCACCACTGATCTGGATTATCGAGGAGACCCGGCAGCGGTAAGGCCTACCGCCGAGGAAGAGGCCTACCTGCTGTCGGTGGTCAATGCTCATTTTCGTCAGCCGCTCAGTGCCGAGGCTATTGTGCATCGGTTTGCCGGAGTCAGGCCGTTGCTGGATGACGAGGATGGTAACCCGGCAGCGGTAACCCGGGATTACACCCTGACCGTGCAGGGTGGACGCGGGCAGGCACCGCTATTGAATGTATTTGGCGGCAAGCTGACCACCTATCGCCGCCTGGCTGAGGCGGCGCTGGAAAAGCTGCGACCCTGGCTGCCTGGCATGGGTCCTGCCTGGACCGGTCGGCATGCCCTGCCGGGGGGCGATTTCATCAGCCAGGCTGCGCTCAATGCCGAGCTGCAGGCCGATTATCCCTGGCTCGATGATCGCCAGCGCTGGCGTTATGTACGCAGCTACGGGCGTCTGTGCCAGCAATTTCTGGAGGGGGCCGATAGCCAACGTGATCTGGGGCGGGATTTTGGCGCCGGACTTACCGAACGGGAAGTGCAATATCTGCGTCAGCACGAGTGGGCCAGCAGTGTCGAGGATATCCTCTGGCGCCGGACCAAGTTGGGCTTGCGCCTGAGCTCGGAGCAGCAGCAGGATTTGGCGGAGTATCTGGGGCGGTTGGGCTGA
- a CDS encoding methyl-accepting chemotaxis protein, with protein MTHGIAIRSLCALIQLGAGLWLLLQYGPMTLPFSLLLAALPWLLARGKAPQANAQDTDQALESLARNLSRSTSRNAMAAAEVSFSVEQLAARLHSQLSAITQVAQNAEHIAHQVENTSRFAELADQAAESARGSSQSGKQALDQAVDVMQGLSRQADASLMMLNQLNDKASKIVQVTQVIETIASQTNLLALNAAIEAARAGEMGRGFAVVADEVRGLAARTATSTSEVATIIDEMHRETQRVTEGIGELVSQVQTSVSLIEQASSQLLDINRHGEAVKQETAQIAESSAANRDQLSSLSCAVEQVRADLAGSDQQTRRLGQEADNLVELAEQVSEMLAEVALAPYHQRLFDAAREAAESISQRFEQDIASGRISLEDLFDHNLTPIPGSRPQRYKSRFDQYTDSVLPALQEPLLQAHPELVYAIATTPEGYVPTHNQAFSRQPTGDLEHDTRYCRSKRLFNDRTGGRCGSHQQSLLLQTYKRDTGEIMHDLSVPLWIKGRHWGGLRLGYKPEH; from the coding sequence ATGACCCACGGTATCGCCATCCGCTCACTTTGTGCATTGATTCAGCTCGGCGCCGGCCTCTGGCTGCTGCTGCAATACGGCCCCATGACTCTACCGTTCAGCCTGCTGCTGGCCGCCCTGCCCTGGCTGTTAGCACGCGGCAAAGCTCCCCAGGCCAACGCTCAGGACACTGATCAGGCATTGGAAAGCCTGGCTCGCAATTTGTCGCGCTCGACCAGCCGCAATGCCATGGCCGCAGCAGAGGTGTCGTTCTCGGTTGAACAACTGGCCGCACGCCTGCACTCCCAGCTCAGCGCCATCACCCAGGTGGCTCAGAACGCCGAACATATCGCCCATCAGGTGGAAAACACCTCGCGCTTCGCTGAACTGGCCGACCAGGCCGCCGAGTCCGCTCGCGGTAGTAGCCAATCGGGCAAACAGGCACTGGATCAGGCCGTCGACGTCATGCAAGGGTTGTCACGCCAGGCCGATGCCAGCCTGATGATGCTCAACCAGCTCAATGACAAAGCCAGCAAGATCGTTCAGGTCACCCAGGTCATTGAAACCATCGCCAGCCAGACCAACCTGTTGGCGCTCAATGCCGCCATCGAGGCGGCCAGGGCTGGGGAAATGGGCCGGGGCTTTGCGGTGGTCGCCGACGAGGTGCGTGGTTTGGCCGCTCGTACAGCCACCTCAACCTCTGAGGTCGCCACCATCATCGATGAAATGCACCGGGAAACCCAACGGGTCACCGAAGGGATTGGCGAACTGGTCAGCCAGGTCCAGACCAGTGTCAGTCTGATCGAACAGGCCAGCAGCCAACTGCTGGATATCAACCGTCATGGCGAGGCGGTGAAACAGGAAACAGCCCAGATTGCCGAGAGCAGCGCCGCCAACCGCGATCAGTTGAGCAGTTTGTCCTGTGCCGTCGAGCAGGTACGTGCCGATCTGGCCGGTAGTGATCAGCAGACCCGTCGGTTGGGTCAGGAGGCGGACAATCTGGTCGAGTTGGCCGAGCAGGTCAGCGAGATGCTCGCCGAAGTAGCTCTGGCGCCCTACCACCAGCGCCTCTTCGACGCGGCCCGGGAAGCTGCCGAGTCGATCAGCCAGCGTTTTGAACAGGATATCGCCAGTGGCCGAATCAGCCTGGAAGATCTGTTCGACCACAACCTGACGCCCATTCCCGGCAGCCGTCCACAGCGCTACAAGAGCCGTTTTGACCAGTACACCGACAGCGTGCTGCCGGCCCTCCAGGAACCACTACTGCAGGCCCATCCGGAACTGGTGTATGCCATCGCCACTACACCCGAAGGCTACGTGCCGACCCATAATCAGGCCTTCAGCCGCCAGCCGACCGGCGACCTGGAGCACGACACCCGCTACTGCCGCAGCAAACGCCTGTTCAACGACCGCACCGGTGGCCGTTGCGGCAGTCACCAACAGTCATTGCTATTGCAAACCTATAAACGCGATACCGGCGAGATCATGCATGATCTGTCGGTGCCGCTGTGGATCAAGGGCCGGCACTGGGGCGGGTTGCGCCTGGGTTACAAGCCCGAGCACTGA
- a CDS encoding FAD-dependent oxidoreductase, which translates to MTQAPLQSTPLALIGAGHTHLVGLRRWRDRGFRPPAGSVLINPDPEAWYSGMMPGLLAGRYQPEDCAIALEPLCANLGIELVIGQLAELNADQRLLRLDDGRQYQAELLSLNIGSSPACLLQDGSLPVIPVKPFATLYRQWRLWRDGHAPVNLALAGAGPAAFELALALQASLPNSRISLIGSTPLLARHPSTLQRRALRLLHERGIDYQLDQLTGIRQGRLLLASGIELEGFDALVLATGAQPHACQQTSGLRCDPLGFIAVDSCLRSLSHSAILASGDCAKVPDSHHCGVHAVRQGQTLADNLQALLCQQPLQRYQPQSRTLALLDTSDGRALLSYGPLAAAGRWARWWKTWLDTRFISHHRIQ; encoded by the coding sequence ATGACCCAAGCCCCGTTACAGAGCACGCCGCTGGCCCTGATTGGCGCCGGACACACGCACCTGGTCGGCCTGCGCCGCTGGCGTGATCGCGGCTTTCGCCCACCAGCCGGCAGCGTGCTGATCAATCCCGACCCCGAAGCCTGGTATTCGGGCATGATGCCTGGACTACTAGCCGGACGTTACCAGCCTGAAGACTGCGCAATAGCCCTTGAGCCACTGTGCGCAAACCTGGGCATTGAGCTGGTTATCGGCCAGCTCGCCGAACTGAATGCCGATCAGCGTCTGCTGCGGCTCGACGACGGTCGCCAGTATCAGGCCGAACTGCTGTCGCTCAACATCGGATCCAGCCCGGCCTGTCTGCTGCAGGACGGCAGCCTGCCAGTCATCCCGGTCAAGCCCTTCGCTACGCTGTATCGACAGTGGCGCCTGTGGCGCGACGGCCATGCACCCGTCAATCTGGCGTTGGCCGGAGCCGGACCGGCGGCCTTTGAACTGGCCCTGGCATTGCAGGCCAGCTTGCCTAACAGTCGAATCAGCCTGATCGGCAGTACTCCGTTACTGGCTCGGCACCCATCGACTCTGCAACGCCGGGCACTGCGCCTGCTGCATGAGCGCGGTATCGACTATCAGCTCGACCAGCTCACGGGTATTCGCCAGGGTCGCCTGCTGTTGGCGTCGGGCATCGAATTGGAGGGATTCGACGCCTTGGTTCTGGCTACCGGCGCCCAGCCGCATGCCTGCCAACAGACCAGCGGCCTGCGCTGCGACCCTCTGGGTTTCATTGCTGTCGATAGCTGCCTGCGCAGTCTAAGTCATAGCGCCATCCTGGCCAGTGGCGATTGCGCCAAGGTACCGGACAGTCACCACTGCGGCGTGCATGCGGTCCGCCAGGGCCAGACTCTGGCGGACAATCTGCAGGCGCTGCTGTGCCAGCAACCGCTGCAGCGCTACCAACCTCAGTCACGCACTCTGGCGTTGCTGGATACCAGTGATGGCCGAGCCCTGCTCAGCTATGGCCCGCTAGCCGCCGCCGGGCGCTGGGCGCGCTGGTGGAAAACCTGGCTGGATACCCGTTTTATCAGCCACCACCGCATCCAATAA
- a CDS encoding spinster family MFS transporter, protein MTNNNSLYPTTKRAWLTVSILLLAYVLSFIDRQILNLLVGPIRADLGISDTQMSLLMGLSFAIFYTIAGIPLGRVADSRSRRGLIACGVFFWSLMTAACGMAKQYWHFVIFRIGVGAGEAALSPAAYSLMADSFPPEKRATAISVYSMGIYLGAGMAFLLGGIVVTWANARGDVMLPLLGMVRPWQLIFLVLGAAGIMFCLVLLAIKEPTRKGVGAGVAVPLKDVGAYLLSIRKAVICHNFGFACLSFASYGASAWIPTFFIRNHGLTPGEVGIYYGSLVMVAGSLGIVFGGRLADALARKGMKDSNMRVGLLAAILTLLCNVVYLVDNMTLLWVIMFFNVFTVAMPFGVAPAAIQEVMPNSMRGQASAIYLFVVTLIGLGIGPTAVALVTDYVFQDDYAVRYSIFWVASIITLGSIVLLWKGLKPYLEARETLAAWGDRQEQKTAPAV, encoded by the coding sequence GTGACCAACAACAACAGTCTGTATCCCACGACCAAGCGCGCCTGGTTGACGGTTTCCATTTTGCTGCTGGCCTATGTTCTGTCGTTCATCGACCGGCAGATTCTCAACTTGCTGGTAGGGCCAATCCGGGCCGACCTGGGCATCAGCGATACCCAGATGAGCCTGCTAATGGGCTTGTCCTTCGCCATTTTCTACACCATTGCCGGGATTCCGCTGGGCCGGGTGGCTGACAGCCGCAGCCGTCGCGGTCTGATTGCCTGCGGGGTGTTTTTCTGGAGCCTGATGACCGCCGCCTGCGGTATGGCCAAGCAGTACTGGCACTTCGTGATTTTCCGCATCGGCGTTGGTGCTGGTGAAGCGGCGCTGTCGCCGGCAGCCTATTCGCTGATGGCTGACAGCTTCCCGCCGGAGAAGCGCGCCACGGCGATCAGCGTCTATTCCATGGGCATTTACCTGGGCGCCGGGATGGCCTTCCTGCTTGGCGGCATTGTGGTTACCTGGGCCAACGCCCGTGGTGATGTGATGCTGCCGCTGCTCGGGATGGTGCGTCCGTGGCAATTGATCTTCCTGGTGCTGGGTGCCGCCGGGATCATGTTCTGTCTGGTGCTGCTGGCGATCAAGGAACCGACCCGCAAGGGCGTGGGCGCCGGCGTGGCTGTGCCGCTCAAAGATGTTGGTGCCTATCTGTTGAGCATTCGCAAAGCGGTTATTTGCCACAACTTCGGTTTTGCCTGCCTGTCGTTTGCCTCTTATGGCGCCTCGGCCTGGATCCCGACCTTTTTTATCCGCAATCACGGCCTTACCCCGGGTGAGGTGGGTATCTATTATGGCAGTCTGGTGATGGTCGCCGGCTCGCTGGGTATCGTGTTCGGTGGTCGCCTCGCTGATGCCCTGGCACGCAAGGGTATGAAGGATTCCAACATGCGGGTTGGCCTGCTGGCGGCTATTCTGACTTTGTTGTGCAACGTGGTGTATCTGGTCGACAACATGACGCTGCTGTGGGTGATCATGTTCTTCAACGTGTTCACCGTGGCCATGCCCTTCGGCGTGGCGCCAGCGGCGATCCAGGAAGTCATGCCCAACTCCATGCGTGGCCAGGCTTCCGCTATCTATCTGTTTGTAGTCACGCTGATCGGCCTGGGTATCGGGCCGACCGCCGTGGCCCTGGTAACCGATTACGTGTTCCAGGATGACTATGCTGTGCGTTACTCGATCTTCTGGGTCGCCAGCATCATTACCCTCGGCTCCATTGTGTTGTTGTGGAAAGGGCTCAAGCCGTATCTGGAAGCCCGTGAAACCCTGGCAGCCTGGGGAGACCGACAAGAACAAAAGACGGCCCCAGCCGTTTAA
- a CDS encoding acetyl-CoA C-acyltransferase — MTDAVIVSTARTGLGKSYRGALNNTHSVDMAGFVIAEAVKRAGIDPALVEDVILGATFHEGAQGKNMARLAAIRGGLPVTTAGMSLNRFCSSGLQSIAIAAQRVVSEKIPAIVAGGVESISLCQNDKLNMFHGTNEWIMKNKPELYLSMIETADIVAKRYNVSRESQDEYSLLSQQRVAAGQESGKFADEIVPYKVTMKVQNKETGEISDKEVVLDRDECNRPSTTLEGLASLQPVRGPDQFITAGNASQLSDGASVCTVMNSKVAEQLNIEPMGIFRGFAVAGCEPDEMGIGPVFAIPRLLERNGLKMDDIGLWELNEAFASQVVYCRDKLGIPAENLNVNGGSIAIGHPYGVTGSRLTGHALIEGKRRGVKYVVVTMCIGGGQGAAGLFEIV, encoded by the coding sequence ATGACTGATGCAGTTATCGTATCCACGGCCCGTACCGGCCTGGGCAAGTCCTACCGCGGCGCACTGAACAACACCCACAGTGTCGACATGGCTGGTTTCGTCATCGCCGAGGCGGTCAAGCGTGCCGGTATCGATCCGGCCCTGGTTGAGGACGTGATTCTGGGTGCTACCTTCCACGAAGGTGCCCAGGGCAAGAACATGGCGCGTCTGGCCGCCATCCGTGGCGGTCTGCCGGTTACCACTGCCGGCATGTCGCTGAACCGTTTCTGCAGCTCCGGTCTGCAGTCGATCGCCATCGCCGCCCAGCGCGTGGTCAGCGAGAAAATCCCGGCCATCGTCGCCGGTGGTGTCGAGTCGATCAGCCTGTGTCAGAACGACAAGCTCAACATGTTCCACGGCACCAATGAGTGGATCATGAAGAACAAGCCTGAGCTGTACCTGTCGATGATCGAAACTGCCGATATCGTCGCCAAGCGCTACAACGTCAGCCGTGAATCGCAGGATGAGTACTCGCTGCTCAGCCAGCAGCGCGTAGCCGCCGGCCAGGAAAGCGGCAAGTTCGCCGATGAGATCGTGCCGTACAAGGTCACCATGAAGGTTCAGAACAAGGAAACCGGCGAGATTTCCGACAAGGAAGTGGTACTGGATCGCGACGAGTGCAACCGTCCGTCCACCACCCTGGAAGGCCTGGCCTCGCTGCAACCGGTTCGTGGTCCGGATCAGTTCATCACCGCCGGCAACGCCAGCCAGCTGTCCGACGGTGCCTCCGTCTGTACCGTGATGAACAGCAAGGTTGCCGAACAGCTGAACATCGAACCCATGGGTATCTTCCGTGGCTTTGCCGTGGCTGGTTGCGAGCCCGACGAGATGGGTATCGGCCCGGTCTTCGCTATTCCGCGTCTGCTCGAGCGCAACGGTCTGAAGATGGACGATATCGGTCTGTGGGAACTGAACGAAGCCTTCGCCTCTCAGGTCGTTTACTGCCGCGACAAGCTGGGTATCCCGGCTGAAAACCTCAACGTCAACGGTGGTTCGATCGCCATTGGTCACCCCTACGGTGTAACCGGCTCGCGCCTGACCGGCCATGCGCTGATCGAAGGCAAGCGTCGTGGCGTCAAGTACGTGGTCGTGACCATGTGCATCGGCGGCGGCCAGGGTGCAGCCGGTCTGTTCGAGATCGTCTGA
- a CDS encoding acyl-CoA dehydrogenase, producing MSQKIVSTDDLAFLLYELLDVERFVQFPRYADHSRDTFDAAIELALKVGAETFAPHNALCDANEPTFENGKVVIRPEVSAALDVLRDTGLMAASQDYERGGMQLPSVIAQTCIGIIKGANVSTQAYAGLTIAASNLIMAHGSEEYKKRFAEPMMAGRFFGTMCLTEPHAGSSLADIKSRAVPAEDGSYRISGNKIFISAGDHELSENIVHLVLAKLPDAPPGVKGISLFIVPKYLVNEDGSLGERNDVQLAGLIHKMGYRGTTSTMLNFGEKGGAVGYLVGEPHQGLAQMFHMMNEARIGVGLGSVMLGYTGYLHALEYARERNQGRPLKERDPQSPMIPIIEHADVRRMLLAQKAFVEGGLALCLFTATLIDEKKHAEDPLAREEAAGLNDLLTPIVKSWPSQFCLEANSLAIQVHGGYGYTREYPVEQFYRDNRLNPIHEGTHGIQGQDLLGRKVAMADGKYYQALLGRIRTTLSECQALAELKDGAQLLGNALATLEEVTTALQALRKSDPERALANAYLYLECFGHVVVGWLWLRQAQTALASLQSGGERPKAFYQGKLHACDYFLRYELPKPLALANVLRDADRTTLDMPVECF from the coding sequence ATGTCACAAAAAATCGTATCTACCGATGATCTGGCGTTTCTGCTCTATGAGCTGCTGGATGTCGAACGTTTTGTCCAATTCCCGCGTTATGCCGACCATAGCCGCGATACTTTCGATGCCGCTATTGAGCTGGCACTCAAGGTTGGTGCGGAAACCTTCGCCCCGCATAACGCCCTGTGCGATGCCAACGAACCAACCTTCGAAAATGGCAAGGTGGTAATTCGTCCAGAAGTGTCAGCTGCGCTGGACGTGCTGCGTGACACCGGTCTGATGGCCGCCTCGCAGGATTACGAGCGTGGTGGCATGCAGTTGCCATCGGTGATCGCCCAGACCTGCATCGGCATTATCAAGGGCGCCAACGTCAGCACCCAGGCCTACGCCGGCCTGACCATCGCCGCCAGCAACCTGATCATGGCTCACGGCAGCGAAGAATATAAAAAGCGCTTCGCCGAGCCGATGATGGCCGGGCGTTTCTTCGGCACCATGTGCCTGACCGAACCGCATGCCGGCTCTTCGCTGGCAGACATCAAGAGCCGTGCGGTACCGGCAGAGGACGGCAGTTATCGGATCAGCGGCAACAAGATCTTCATTTCTGCCGGTGACCACGAACTGAGCGAAAACATCGTGCATCTGGTGTTGGCCAAGCTGCCCGACGCGCCGCCCGGGGTAAAGGGCATTTCACTGTTTATCGTGCCCAAGTATCTGGTCAATGAAGACGGCTCGCTGGGTGAGCGCAACGATGTACAACTGGCCGGCCTGATCCACAAGATGGGTTATCGCGGCACCACCTCGACCATGCTCAACTTCGGCGAGAAGGGCGGGGCGGTTGGTTATCTGGTTGGTGAACCGCATCAGGGCCTGGCGCAGATGTTCCACATGATGAACGAGGCGCGCATCGGCGTTGGTCTGGGCTCGGTAATGCTCGGCTACACCGGCTACCTGCATGCGCTGGAATACGCCCGTGAGCGCAATCAGGGGCGGCCGCTCAAGGAGCGTGATCCGCAAAGCCCGATGATCCCGATCATCGAGCATGCCGATGTACGGCGTATGCTGCTGGCGCAGAAGGCTTTCGTTGAAGGTGGTCTGGCACTGTGCCTGTTCACTGCAACCCTGATCGATGAGAAAAAGCACGCCGAAGACCCGCTGGCGCGTGAAGAGGCGGCTGGCCTGAATGACCTGCTGACCCCGATCGTCAAGTCCTGGCCCTCACAGTTCTGCCTGGAAGCCAATAGCCTGGCGATCCAGGTGCATGGCGGCTACGGCTATACCCGGGAATACCCGGTCGAACAGTTCTACCGCGACAACCGCCTCAACCCGATCCACGAAGGTACTCACGGTATTCAGGGTCAGGATCTGCTTGGGCGCAAGGTGGCAATGGCCGACGGCAAGTACTACCAGGCGCTGCTGGGCCGTATCCGTACCACCCTGAGTGAGTGTCAGGCGCTGGCAGAGCTCAAGGACGGCGCCCAGTTGCTCGGCAATGCCCTGGCCACCCTGGAAGAGGTCACCACCGCCCTGCAAGCCCTGCGCAAGAGCGATCCGGAACGGGCCCTGGCCAATGCCTACCTGTACCTGGAGTGCTTTGGTCATGTAGTGGTCGGCTGGTTGTGGCTGCGCCAGGCACAGACCGCACTGGCATCGTTGCAGAGCGGTGGTGAGCGGCCCAAGGCCTTCTATCAGGGCAAACTGCACGCCTGCGACTACTTCCTGCGCTACGAGTTGCCCAAGCCGCTGGCCCTGGCCAACGTCCTGCGCGACGCCGACCGCACCACGCTTGATATGCCGGTGGAGTGTTTCTAG